One Nocardia farcinica genomic region harbors:
- a CDS encoding UbiD family decarboxylase, with protein sequence MRHYIDNLTEKLGPDEVRQIDGAHWDLEIGGITELSAEKEGPALLFDNIPGYPAGYRVFTNFMGTAERCAVALGLPADTPKMDIIRAWKDIGKRIEPIQPVEVATGAVLENVVEGDEVDLTAFPAPRWHDGDGGRYIGTACMVITRDPDTGWVNIGTYRGCIQGRDRLSLWMLGNRHARAIAEKYWQRGLSCPIAVVVGSDPILSTVAAIAAPAGVSEYDVAGGLRGKGVDVLIAPGSDLPIPAHAEIVIQGEMPPMEEESVLEGPFGEWTGYFTHAGHETVVRVTRVMHRDDPIILGAPPMIPTVPAGDQAVPLYSASVTWDHLEASGVQNIRGVWAYARQLMMVISIEQTGAGDAMHALLAAAGRKRTGGMERYFVVVDEDIDITDINHVLWAMFTRVDPAESIHVLRTPTTAIDPRLAPAKREAGDMSMGIVLVDACKPFAWKDSYPRANRFDEAFRAEIRERWKSTLPL encoded by the coding sequence CTGCGGCACTACATCGACAACCTGACCGAGAAGCTGGGACCGGACGAGGTACGGCAGATCGACGGCGCGCACTGGGATCTCGAGATCGGCGGAATAACGGAGTTGTCGGCCGAGAAGGAGGGCCCGGCGCTGCTGTTCGACAATATTCCGGGCTATCCGGCGGGGTATCGTGTGTTCACGAATTTCATGGGTACTGCGGAACGTTGTGCGGTGGCACTCGGGCTGCCCGCGGACACACCGAAGATGGACATCATCCGGGCCTGGAAAGACATCGGTAAGCGCATCGAACCGATCCAGCCCGTCGAAGTCGCCACGGGTGCGGTGCTCGAAAACGTGGTGGAGGGCGATGAGGTCGATCTGACCGCCTTTCCGGCCCCGCGTTGGCACGACGGGGACGGCGGCCGGTATATCGGGACCGCCTGCATGGTGATCACCCGCGATCCCGACACGGGCTGGGTGAATATCGGAACTTACCGCGGCTGCATCCAGGGCAGGGACCGGCTGTCGCTGTGGATGCTGGGGAACCGGCACGCGCGGGCCATCGCGGAGAAGTACTGGCAGCGCGGCCTCTCGTGCCCGATCGCTGTCGTGGTCGGATCGGATCCGATTCTGTCGACCGTGGCGGCGATCGCGGCACCGGCAGGCGTCTCCGAATACGACGTCGCGGGCGGGCTGCGGGGCAAGGGGGTCGACGTGCTCATCGCGCCCGGCAGCGATCTGCCGATTCCGGCGCACGCCGAGATCGTCATCCAGGGGGAGATGCCACCGATGGAGGAGGAGTCCGTTCTCGAGGGGCCGTTCGGGGAATGGACGGGCTATTTCACCCACGCGGGTCACGAAACCGTCGTGCGAGTGACGCGGGTGATGCACCGCGACGATCCGATCATCCTGGGCGCTCCGCCGATGATTCCGACCGTCCCCGCCGGCGACCAGGCGGTACCGCTGTACTCCGCATCGGTGACCTGGGATCACCTCGAAGCGTCGGGAGTGCAGAACATCCGCGGCGTCTGGGCTTACGCGCGTCAGTTGATGATGGTGATCTCGATCGAGCAGACCGGCGCGGGTGATGCGATGCATGCGCTGCTGGCGGCGGCGGGCCGCAAACGGACCGGCGGCATGGAACGGTACTTCGTCGTGGTGGACGAGGACATCGACATCACCGATATCAACCATGTGCTGTGGGCGATGTTCACCCGCGTCGATCCCGCCGAGTCCATTCATGTGCTCCGGACGCCGACCACGGCGATCGACCCGCGGTTGGCGCCGGCCAAGCGGGAGGCCGGCGACATGTCCATGGGAATCGTTCTGGTGGACGCGTGCAAGCCCTTCGCGTGGAAGGACTCCTACCCGCGCGCCAACCGCTTCGACGAGGCATTCCGCGCCGAGATCCGGGAACGATGGAAGTCGACGCTACCGCTGTAG
- a CDS encoding tyrosine-type recombinase/integrase encodes MELREGRWFETIVVEADTKAELTKRVAAVKRTLKQLERERPKPRRMPGEGSIFQRGDGMWVGQLELEPPPGGGRARSKPVYSKDRATVVKKLAQLKADLAKGMRQLDQQLTVAEWLEHWSTEIAPGKVRPHVLKSYRSAIRTRIVPAIGTRKLSQLEPQHVRHMHKHILSSTYTRNGQQHPYSTRSVEEAHNVLSAALGDAVSEGKAHRNVAELVTRPQVLSESHGALTSEQARAVLLSALREPDPLVTRWAAGLMLGGRQGELLGLQWDRVFLEDGSLDLAWQLEWLPLKKGAEPDDPKRFDVPAGFEHVPLWRGAALTRPKTSASQRVIPLPEPLAAILEVYRETWQPNPWGLVWVAQGARGQGVKPISDVLDRKGWKKAQQRAGISEPVDVHAMRGTTATLLLEAGVDARVIQAILGHASVVTTRGYQRVDLALARKALGNLHGLLDLGEMSQPEK; translated from the coding sequence ATGGAGCTGCGCGAGGGCCGGTGGTTCGAGACGATCGTGGTCGAGGCCGACACCAAGGCCGAGCTGACCAAGCGGGTCGCCGCGGTGAAACGCACCCTCAAACAGCTCGAGCGGGAGCGGCCCAAGCCGCGGCGCATGCCGGGCGAGGGGTCGATTTTCCAGCGCGGTGATGGCATGTGGGTGGGACAGCTCGAACTCGAGCCTCCCCCAGGGGGCGGCCGGGCGCGGTCCAAGCCGGTGTATTCCAAGGACCGCGCCACCGTGGTGAAGAAGCTCGCGCAGCTGAAAGCCGACCTGGCCAAGGGGATGAGGCAGCTCGATCAGCAGCTGACTGTGGCCGAGTGGCTGGAGCACTGGAGTACGGAGATCGCGCCGGGGAAGGTGCGCCCCCACGTGCTCAAGTCCTATCGGTCCGCGATCAGAACCCGGATCGTGCCGGCGATCGGGACGCGCAAGCTGTCCCAGCTGGAGCCGCAGCATGTGCGGCACATGCACAAGCACATCCTGTCCTCGACGTATACGAGGAATGGGCAGCAACATCCGTACTCGACGCGGAGTGTCGAGGAGGCGCACAACGTGCTTTCGGCGGCGTTGGGTGATGCGGTGTCGGAGGGGAAGGCGCACCGCAACGTGGCCGAGTTGGTGACGCGGCCGCAGGTGTTGTCGGAGTCGCACGGCGCGTTGACTTCCGAGCAGGCCCGCGCGGTGCTGCTGTCGGCGCTGCGTGAGCCGGACCCGCTGGTGACCCGGTGGGCGGCGGGGCTGATGCTCGGCGGCCGGCAGGGTGAGCTGTTGGGGTTGCAGTGGGATCGGGTGTTTCTCGAGGATGGTTCGCTGGATCTGGCGTGGCAGCTGGAGTGGTTGCCGTTGAAGAAGGGCGCCGAGCCGGACGACCCGAAGCGGTTCGACGTCCCGGCGGGTTTCGAGCACGTGCCGTTGTGGCGGGGTGCGGCGCTGACGCGGCCGAAGACCTCGGCGTCGCAGCGGGTGATTCCGTTGCCGGAGCCGCTGGCTGCGATCCTCGAGGTGTATCGGGAGACGTGGCAGCCGAATCCGTGGGGTCTGGTGTGGGTGGCGCAGGGCGCTCGCGGGCAGGGGGTGAAGCCGATTTCGGATGTGCTGGACCGGAAGGGGTGGAAGAAGGCGCAGCAGCGGGCGGGGATCAGCGAGCCGGTGGATGTGCATGCGATGCGGGGGACGACGGCGACGCTGCTGCTGGAGGCTGGTGTGGATGCGCGGGTGATTCAGGCGATCCTGGGGCATGCGTCGGTGGTGACGACGCGGGGGTATCAGCGGGTGGACTTGGCGCTGGCGCGGAAAGCGCTGGGCAATCTCCACGGGCTGCTCGACCTTGGTGAGATGTCACAGCCCGAAAAATAG